Part of the Kiritimatiellia bacterium genome, CGCTGGCATCCGCGGCGGAACCAGACCCCGTGAGCTCCGGTGTGTCGCAACGTCAGGCCGATCAGCTCCACCTCGCGTGCCCCATCGGCCATCACCGCCGCTTCGATGTTGGCCGCCGCCTGGTGCGGCTCAAAACCGGAATCGGGTGTCCGGTAATCCGCGTAGAGAAGGTGCAGCCCCTCGATGCGGATCCGTTCGACCCAGCGCCCTGCGGCCGGGTCTCCCTCAAACCGCAGCAGCGTACCGGTGCGCGCCGCCCACACCTCGGCGTTCTCAGGAGTTTCGCCGGCTCGTGGTCGGTAGCAGAGCGTTCCGTTTGCCTCTACCGACCATTCCCCCGGAGCATCGCAAGCGGTGGGCACGTTTTCAAAGTACGCGAGGCATCCTTTCGTGATCGGGTTCCATACCTTCGTTGGCCGGCCGGTGGTGATCACCGCGCCGGCGGCCGCGTCCAGTCCCTGAACCCAGCGACGCGTGTGATCCCACTTGTGGTGCACGACCACATGCACGCGAGCCAGCGCTGCGCTGGATAGTTGCACCAGCGGCGCGAGTTCGGCGGGCGCGAACCGCAGCCGCACCGTGGAGTGGCCGCTGCGCGAGCGGTTCGTGGCGGGCGGTGTCTCCTCCGCGTCCGCCAGCAGAAAGGCGTTGCCCGCATTGGGATGGCGCGCGCGCACCGCTCGACGGCCGTTCACGTACAAATGCTCAACCGACGCGCCCACACTCGCCGGCACCCTCAGTTGCCAGGCGCCCGTGGGCGTCGGCTGAAACCCTTTCAGCCGCACACCGCCCGCGAGCACCGGCGTCTCGCCCGGCCACGCCGCGTAGATGGTGCGGCCGTGCGGCGGCGGAGAATCCTCCGGCCGAAACACGATCGGCTCCTCCAGTGTCCACACGCCGCCGCGCAGTCCCACGCGGACCTCCGCGCGGTTCGTCGAGCTCGCCCAAAGCTCGCGCACCGCCGCCTGCGCCCGCCCGATTGTCGCAAATGGCCGCTGCGCAGTTCCCGGCCCGCGGTCATCGCCGTCCGGCGCAACGACGAAATCCCATGCCGTACCGCCCTCGCCATTCCGCACGGCGGCCACCAGCAGCACCGCCGCGATCCACCATCCTCGAGCAGACCAGCCGGTACGCATCTTATACCTGCCTCTCCACCGCACCCGCGGACCACCGCGCAAGCCACCCCTCACGGTGAAAGGTCAAAGACCTTCCCGTCAAGGATGATCATCTCAGGTTTCGCGTGCAGCCGCCATCCCGCAAACGGCGTGTTGCGGCTCCGCGATCGGAACCGCGCTGGCACCACCGTCCACTCCG contains:
- a CDS encoding right-handed parallel beta-helix repeat-containing protein, which codes for MRTGWSARGWWIAAVLLVAAVRNGEGGTAWDFVVAPDGDDRGPGTAQRPFATIGRAQAAVRELWASSTNRAEVRVGLRGGVWTLEEPIVFRPEDSPPPHGRTIYAAWPGETPVLAGGVRLKGFQPTPTGAWQLRVPASVGASVEHLYVNGRRAVRARHPNAGNAFLLADAEETPPATNRSRSGHSTVRLRFAPAELAPLVQLSSAALARVHVVVHHKWDHTRRWVQGLDAAAGAVITTGRPTKVWNPITKGCLAYFENVPTACDAPGEWSVEANGTLCYRPRAGETPENAEVWAARTGTLLRFEGDPAAGRWVERIRIEGLHLLYADYRTPDSGFEPHQAAANIEAAVMADGAREVELIGLTLRHTGAHGVWFRRGCQRCRIERCELSDLGGGGVKVGDHISPRSPAEETWGNVIHNNIIHHGGRHFPCACGIWIGHSGTNTVTHNDVGDFFYTGISVGWVWGYGRSFARANDIGYNHVHHIGQGWLSDMGGIYTLGRSEGTRVHHNHFHHIWAHTYGGWGLYTDEGSTGILFEKNLVHDTKDGSFHQHYGRGNVVRNNILAFSRYAQIRVTRIDDRNPPPAGVNVPDTRLTLERNIILWDTGAPLDPPERWGRLAWTSASNLWWCVAGPVTNLAGRTLAQWMAVGREVGSIVADPKFRNAAARDFALAPDSPAFALGFEPFDPSRAGVCGDAAWIERARRAPMPDPRNLPAWSK